The bacterium genome window below encodes:
- the spoVG gene encoding septation regulator SpoVG: MEITGVKITLRDEPKLKAFASITIDDCFVVTDLRVIEGTKGLFVAMPSRKLGNGSFKDIAHPLNNETREEIEKAVIDEYKKALKSTATKE; encoded by the coding sequence ATGGAGATTACCGGAGTAAAGATAACTCTGCGTGACGAGCCCAAGCTTAAAGCATTTGCCTCAATCACAATTGACGATTGCTTTGTTGTAACTGATTTAAGAGTAATAGAGGGGACAAAAGGTCTTTTTGTTGCAATGCCTTCAAGAAAGCTTGGGAATGGCAGTTTCAAGGATATTGCACATCCTCTTAACAATGAGACACGTGAGGAGATAGAGAAGGCAGTTATTGATGAGTATAAAAAGGCATTGAAGTCCACAGCGACCAAAGAATAA
- a CDS encoding ribose-phosphate pyrophosphokinase yields MNELKVLTGSSNPDLAKGICKYLGLPLADAVVDRFSDGEIEVKIGENVRGVDVFIVQSTHPPAENLLELLLMIDAACRASAKRITAVIPYFGYARQDKKDEPRVPISSKLIANLIRTARADRILTVDLHAAQIQGFFDIPVDHLYATPVILERFKKMELKNLIIVAPDVGGAKRAEGLAKRMGNLPLAIINKRRPAPDEAYVTNVVGDVSDKDVLLVDDIISTGGTIVNAAYALKREGANNIYCYCTHPVLSGTATQKIEESELKKLFVTDTLPLKNNSPKIEVLSIANLLGEAILRIHKETSVSSLFI; encoded by the coding sequence ATGAATGAATTAAAAGTTTTAACCGGGAGTTCAAATCCTGATTTAGCAAAAGGGATATGTAAATATTTAGGCTTACCGTTAGCTGATGCTGTAGTAGATAGGTTTTCAGATGGTGAGATTGAGGTAAAGATTGGTGAAAATGTGAGAGGAGTAGATGTATTTATAGTCCAATCTACTCATCCACCAGCAGAAAATCTGCTTGAGCTCCTTCTAATGATAGATGCTGCATGTAGGGCATCAGCAAAAAGGATAACCGCAGTAATTCCTTATTTTGGATATGCACGTCAAGATAAAAAAGATGAACCCAGGGTCCCAATCTCGTCAAAACTAATTGCAAACCTTATAAGGACAGCCAGAGCAGATAGAATACTAACTGTAGATTTGCATGCAGCCCAAATTCAAGGCTTCTTTGACATCCCTGTAGACCATTTATACGCTACACCTGTCATTTTAGAGCGGTTCAAGAAGATGGAATTAAAAAACCTTATAATTGTAGCTCCTGATGTAGGTGGTGCCAAGCGAGCTGAGGGACTTGCAAAGCGTATGGGTAATTTACCGCTTGCTATTATCAACAAGCGCAGACCTGCCCCTGATGAGGCTTATGTGACAAATGTTGTAGGTGATGTGAGTGATAAGGATGTTCTTCTTGTAGATGATATAATATCTACAGGAGGCACAATTGTAAATGCTGCTTACGCTTTAAAACGAGAGGGAGCAAATAATATTTACTGTTATTGTACACATCCAGTACTTTCAGGAACTGCGACCCAAAAAATAGAAGAATCAGAGCTTAAAAAATTATTTGTCACAGATACCCTTCCGCTCAAGAATAACTCACCTAAAATTGAAGTCC
- the ispE gene encoding 4-(cytidine 5'-diphospho)-2-C-methyl-D-erythritol kinase — MLLKAYAKVNLGLKIVGERPDGYHNIETIMQTINFFDELEISKNSHGIDFSSNCPPYGKENMCFKAANLFLTRMRIKTGVKINLTKQIWIGAGLGGGSSCAAKTLVGLNNLFGNLLSYDALFKLALELGSDVPFFLKGGIAFIKGRGDIITPLPHLEAPLWFILVYPKFSISTAWAYKEVKNYLTKERCNFKISKNAILNGNIKELSQNLYNDFEQLVFQTYPKLQEIKENILKLGALGASLSGSGSCVYGILQERDIKLNKKFIGLDVKLVNAVNSSGK, encoded by the coding sequence ATGTTACTTAAAGCTTATGCTAAAGTAAATTTGGGGCTTAAAATTGTAGGTGAGAGACCTGATGGGTATCATAATATTGAGACTATTATGCAGACTATTAATTTTTTTGACGAACTTGAGATTTCTAAGAATAGCCATGGAATTGATTTTTCATCTAATTGTCCTCCATATGGTAAAGAGAATATGTGTTTTAAAGCCGCTAATCTCTTTCTAACACGAATGCGTATTAAAACTGGCGTCAAAATCAACCTCACAAAGCAAATCTGGATTGGTGCCGGTTTAGGTGGTGGTAGTTCCTGTGCAGCTAAGACGCTTGTTGGATTAAACAATCTTTTTGGCAATCTTTTGAGTTACGATGCTCTTTTTAAGCTTGCATTAGAACTAGGTTCTGATGTTCCATTCTTTCTTAAAGGTGGTATAGCATTTATAAAAGGAAGAGGTGATATTATAACGCCTCTCCCCCATTTAGAAGCACCTCTCTGGTTTATTTTAGTTTACCCCAAATTTTCTATTTCTACTGCATGGGCTTATAAGGAGGTAAAAAATTACTTGACAAAAGAGCGATGTAACTTTAAGATTTCAAAAAATGCTATTTTAAACGGGAATATTAAGGAGTTGAGCCAAAATCTTTATAATGACTTTGAGCAATTGGTATTTCAGACTTATCCCAAATTGCAAGAAATAAAAGAGAATATACTTAAATTAGGTGCCTTAGGGGCTTCACTCTCTGGCAGTGGTTCTTGTGTTTACGGAATTTTACAGGAAAGAGATATAAAACTTAATAAGAAATTTATAGGTCTTGATGTTAAACTTGTAAATGCAGTTAATAGCAGTGGCAAGTGA